A section of the Maylandia zebra isolate NMK-2024a linkage group LG8, Mzebra_GT3a, whole genome shotgun sequence genome encodes:
- the LOC101486638 gene encoding peptidyl-prolyl cis-trans isomerase A, whose amino-acid sequence MTFIRMLHLPNRKKFCSVVFTAARLCSSCPPAACKNPVVYFDIAADNEPLGRISFELNADVVPKTAENFRALCTGEHGFGYKGSVFFRVIPQFICQGGDIIYNFGGGDKSIYGKNFPDENFKLKHTGPGILSMANAGPNTNGSQFFICTTKTDWLDGKYVVFGKVKEGMDVVKKMESFGSKIGYTSKKITITDCGELK is encoded by the exons ATGACTTTTATTAGGATGCTGCATTTACCAAACAGGAAGAAATTCTGTTCTGTGGTGTTTACGGCCGCACGTTTGTGCAGCAGCTGCCCACCAGCTGCGTGCAAAAACCCGGTGGTTTACTTTGATATTGCTGCTGACAACGAACCGCTTGGCAGAATTAGCTTTGAG cTTAATGCAGACGTAGTGCCAAAAACAGCAG AAAACTTCCGAGCGCTCTGTACAGGAGAACATGGCTTTGGCTACAAGGGATCCGTTTTCTTCAGGGTGATCCCTCAGTTTATATGTCAg ggtGGAGATATTATTTATAACTTTGGAGGTGGTGATAAGTCTATCTATGGAAAGAATTTTCCCGATGAGAACTTCAAGCTGAAGCACACTGGACCAG GTATCCTGTCCATGGCCAATGCCGGACCGAACACCAATGGATCCCAGTTCTTTATCTGCACCACTAAAACAGATTG gttGGATGGCAAGTATGTTGTCTTTGGAAAAGTAAAGGAGGGAATGGATGTGGTCAAGAAAATGGAGTCTTTTGGTTCCAAGATTGGGTACACTTCAAAGAAGATCACGATCACGGACTGTGGAGAGCTCAAGTAG
- the LOC101485569 gene encoding zinc finger MIZ domain-containing protein 1 isoform X3, with amino-acid sequence MQPPMSSMKPSLSHGDGSFPYDSVPWQQNTNQPPGSVSVVTTVWGVTNTSQSQVLGNPMANSNNPMNPGGNPMASGMSGNTPGMNSPQFPGPQQQFPNKGNSNPAYMQQGMYGRPNYPGGGGFGGNYPGGPNPGPGGMGIPPHSRPPSDFTQPAAAAAAAAVAAAAATATATATATVAALQETQNKDMNQYGPMSSSFQMGPNQAYNSQFMNQPGPRGPPSLPGNMGTGMNASNMSGPPMGMNQPRGQGMGPFGAHGQRMPQQGYAGPRAQGMGMQGIKRPYPGEPNYGGQQYGPNNQFPNQQGQYPTPNASRPLPSPNYPGPRMPGQQLQGQYPPPSGAIGQYYKQEPPFNGQTNNFSGSGYQYNQGNMNGPPRPVGNYPHSPVPGNPTPPMTPGSNIPPYLSPNQDVKPPFPPDIKPNITALPPPPASHNEELRLTFPVRDGVVLEPFRLEHNLAVSNHVFHLRPSVHQTLMWRSDLELQFKCYHHEDRQMNTNWPASVQVSVNATPLTIERGDNKTSHKPLHLKHVCQPGRNTIQITVTACCCSHLFVLQLVHRPSVRSVLQGLLKKRLLPAEHCITKVKRNFSSVAASSGNTTLNGEDGVEQTAIKVSLKCPITFRRIQLPARGHDCKHVQCFDLESYLQLNCERGTWRCPVCNKTALLEGLEVDQYMWGILNAIQNSEFEEVTIDPTCSWRPVAIKSEIHIKEDPDGPLAKRFKTMSPSQMIMPNVMEMIAQLGPGPSPYPSLPSGQGGNNSEYGSQGNSYQSHGNFDFPHGTPGGTSMNDFMHGPQLSHPPDMPNNLMAQDKPLSHNMPDTIPHSVGNDQPHGPLQQSLHASPHPGSQSGQQLHHSGPPQPSRQAPPPQQQQQQQQQQQQPGPNNHPHSDLAFNPSSSLDSQAGSDMPEPSLDLLPELANPDELLSYLDPPDLPSNSNDDLLSLFENN; translated from the exons ATGCAGCCCCCCATGAGTTCCATGAAGCCCAGCCTCTCACATGG AGATGGGTCTTTTCCCTATGACTCAGTTCCCTGGCAGCAAAACACCAACCAGCCTCCTGGTTCAGTGTCTGTGGTGACCACTGTGTGGGGTGTGACCAACACTTCCCAGAGCCAG GTGTTGGGGAATCCCATGGCCAACAGTAACAATCCCATGAACCCTGGTGGTAACCCTATGGCCTCGGGTATGTCTGGTAACACTCCAGGTATGAACTCTCCTCAGTTCCCCGGTCCGCAGCAGCAGTTCCCCAACAAAGGCAACTCAAACCCGGCCTATATGCAGCAGGGGATGTACGGTCGACCCAACTACCCTGGAGGAGGAGGCTTTGGTGGCAA TTACCCTGGAGGGCCGAATCCTGGACCCGGTGGAATGGGCATCCCTCCGCACTCCCGTCCTCCCTCTGACTTCACCCAGCCTGCCGCTGCTGCCGCCGCAGCTgcagttgctgctgctgctgccaccgcAACTGCCACTGCAACAGCAACTGTAGCTGCCCTGCAGGAAACCCAGAATAAGGACATGAACCAATATGGACCG aTGAGTTCCTCTTTCCAGATGGGGCCAAATCAGGCATACAACAGTCAGTTCATGAACCAGCCAGGACCCCGCGGCCCTCCATCCCTTCCTGGAAACATGGGCACAGGCATGAATGCATCCAACATGAGCGGGCCTCCAATGGGAATGAACCAACCCAGGGGCCAAGGCATGGGGCCTTTTGGGGCACACGGTCAAAGAATGCCTCAGCAAGGCTATGCAGGTCCTCGGGCTCAGGGCATGGGTATGCAAGGCATAAAAAGACCGTACCCAGGGGAG CCAAACTATGGTGGGCAGCAGTATGGACCAAACAACCAGTTCCCTAACCAGCAGGGCCAATATCCCACACCAAATGCCTCCAGGCCGCTGCCATCCCCCAACTACCCTGGCCCGAGGATGCCAGGACAGCAGCTGCAAGGCCAATACCCACCACCCAGTGGTGCCATAGGCCAGTACTATAAG CAAGAGCCACCTTTCAATGGCCAAACAAATAACTTCTCTGGGAGTGGATATCAGTACAACCAGGGAAATATGAATGGG CCTCCAAGGCCAGTGGGGAACTACCCTCACTCGCCTGTGCCAGGGAACCCTACTCCTCCAATGACACCAGGAAGTAACATCCCGCCGTACCTGTCGCCAAACCAGGATGTGAAGCCACCCTTCCCTCCTGACATTAAACCAAATATCACCGCACTCCCTCCCCCACCAG CAAGCCACAACGAGGAACTGCGTCTGACGTTCCCAGTGCGGGATGGAGTAGTCCTAGAGCCCTTCAGGCTAGAACATAACCTGGCTGTCAGCAACCACGTCTTCCATTTACGGCCCTCTGTACACCAGACACTCATGTGGAG GTCGGACCTGGAGCTGCAGTTTAAGTGCTACCACCACGAAGACCGTCAGATGAACACGAACTGGCCGGCATCTGTCCAAGTCAGCGTCAACGCCACGCCGCTCACAATCGAGCGGGGAGACAACAAGACCTCCCACAAACCCCTGCACTTGAAACATGTATGCCAGCCTGGAAGGAACACGATCCAGATCACAGTCACTGCCTGCTGCTGT tcgCACTTGTTTGTGCTACAACTGGTCCATCGGCCCTCAGTTCGCTCTGTCCTCCAAGGCTTACTGAAGAAGAGGCTTCTGCCTGCAGAGCACTGCATCACCAAAG TAAAGAGGAACTTCAGTAGCGTGGCAGCGTCGTCGGGCAATACCACATTAAACGGGGAGGATGGCGTGGAGCAGACAGCCATCAAGGTTTCGCTCAAATGTCCAATCACCTTCCGGCGAATACAGCTTCCAGCAAGAGGGCATGACTGCAAACATGTTCAG TGTTTTGATTTGGAATCATATTTACAACTGAACTGTGAGCGGGGAACATGGCGATGTCCTGTATGCAA TAAAACTGCGTTGTTAGAAGGACTCGAGGTGGACCAGTACATGTGGGGAATCCTGAATGCTATTCAAAA CTCTGAGTTTGAGGAAGTGACAATTGACCCGACGTGTAGTTGGCGGCCGGTGGCTATAAAATCAGAAATTCACATAAAAGAAGATCCAGATGGACCACTGGCAAAGAGGTTTAAGACGATGAGTCCCAGCCAGATGATCATGCCTAATGTGATGGAGATGATAGCTCAGCTTGGCCCCGGACCCTCACCATACCCATCGCTTCCTTCTGGGCAAGGAGGCAATAACAGCGAATACGGAAGCCAAG GCAACAGTTACCAGAGCCATGGGAACTTTGATTTCCCTCACGGGACCCCTGGTGGTACATCAATGAATGACTTCATGCATGGTCCCCAGCTGTCTCACCCACCTGACATGCCCAACAACCTGATGGCACAAGACAAGCCACTGTCCCACAATATGCCTGACACA ATACCTCATTCTGTTGGCAATGACCAACCGCATGGTCCACTGCAGCAGAGTTTACACGCGTCTCCACACCCTGGGAGCCAATCAGGGCAGCAGCTACACCACAGCGGGCCTCCTCAGCCCTCACGACAAGCTCCACCTcctcaacaacagcagcaacaacagcaacaacaacagcagcccgGCCCCAACAACCACCCTCACAGCGACCTGGCCTTCAACCCCTCCAGCAGTTTGGACAGCCAAGCAGGGTCAGACATGCCTGAGCCGTCCTTAGAC CTTCTTCCAGAGCTCGCTAACCCAGATGAACTGTTGTCCTACCTGGATCCCCCAGACCTCCCCAGCAATAGCAACGATGACCTTCTATCGCTCTTTGAAAACAACTGA
- the LOC101485569 gene encoding zinc finger MIZ domain-containing protein 1 isoform X1 — MNSIPSMDRHIQQTNDRLQCIKQHLQNPANFQTAATELLDWCGDPRAFQRPFEQSLMGCLTVVSRVAAQQGFDLDLGYRLLAVCAANRDKFTPKSAETSCCRRCQSDSALLSSWCEELGRLLLLRHQKNRQNEPPGKVPMQPPMSSMKPSLSHGDGSFPYDSVPWQQNTNQPPGSVSVVTTVWGVTNTSQSQVLGNPMANSNNPMNPGGNPMASGMSGNTPGMNSPQFPGPQQQFPNKGNSNPAYMQQGMYGRPNYPGGGGFGGNYPGGPNPGPGGMGIPPHSRPPSDFTQPAAAAAAAAVAAAAATATATATATVAALQETQNKDMNQYGPMSSSFQMGPNQAYNSQFMNQPGPRGPPSLPGNMGTGMNASNMSGPPMGMNQPRGQGMGPFGAHGQRMPQQGYAGPRAQGMGMQGIKRPYPGEPNYGGQQYGPNNQFPNQQGQYPTPNASRPLPSPNYPGPRMPGQQLQGQYPPPSGAIGQYYKQEPPFNGQTNNFSGSGYQYNQGNMNGPPRPVGNYPHSPVPGNPTPPMTPGSNIPPYLSPNQDVKPPFPPDIKPNITALPPPPASHNEELRLTFPVRDGVVLEPFRLEHNLAVSNHVFHLRPSVHQTLMWRSDLELQFKCYHHEDRQMNTNWPASVQVSVNATPLTIERGDNKTSHKPLHLKHVCQPGRNTIQITVTACCCSHLFVLQLVHRPSVRSVLQGLLKKRLLPAEHCITKVKRNFSSVAASSGNTTLNGEDGVEQTAIKVSLKCPITFRRIQLPARGHDCKHVQCFDLESYLQLNCERGTWRCPVCNKTALLEGLEVDQYMWGILNAIQNSEFEEVTIDPTCSWRPVAIKSEIHIKEDPDGPLAKRFKTMSPSQMIMPNVMEMIAQLGPGPSPYPSLPSGQGGNNSEYGSQGNSYQSHGNFDFPHGTPGGTSMNDFMHGPQLSHPPDMPNNLMAQDKPLSHNMPDTIPHSVGNDQPHGPLQQSLHASPHPGSQSGQQLHHSGPPQPSRQAPPPQQQQQQQQQQQQPGPNNHPHSDLAFNPSSSLDSQAGSDMPEPSLDLLPELANPDELLSYLDPPDLPSNSNDDLLSLFENN, encoded by the exons CCCTCCTCTCCTCGTGGTGTGAGGAGCTTGgacgcctcctcctcctccgtcaCCAGAAGAACAGGCAGAACGAGCCTCCAGGAAAAGTGCCCATGCAGCCCCCCATGAGTTCCATGAAGCCCAGCCTCTCACATGG AGATGGGTCTTTTCCCTATGACTCAGTTCCCTGGCAGCAAAACACCAACCAGCCTCCTGGTTCAGTGTCTGTGGTGACCACTGTGTGGGGTGTGACCAACACTTCCCAGAGCCAG GTGTTGGGGAATCCCATGGCCAACAGTAACAATCCCATGAACCCTGGTGGTAACCCTATGGCCTCGGGTATGTCTGGTAACACTCCAGGTATGAACTCTCCTCAGTTCCCCGGTCCGCAGCAGCAGTTCCCCAACAAAGGCAACTCAAACCCGGCCTATATGCAGCAGGGGATGTACGGTCGACCCAACTACCCTGGAGGAGGAGGCTTTGGTGGCAA TTACCCTGGAGGGCCGAATCCTGGACCCGGTGGAATGGGCATCCCTCCGCACTCCCGTCCTCCCTCTGACTTCACCCAGCCTGCCGCTGCTGCCGCCGCAGCTgcagttgctgctgctgctgccaccgcAACTGCCACTGCAACAGCAACTGTAGCTGCCCTGCAGGAAACCCAGAATAAGGACATGAACCAATATGGACCG aTGAGTTCCTCTTTCCAGATGGGGCCAAATCAGGCATACAACAGTCAGTTCATGAACCAGCCAGGACCCCGCGGCCCTCCATCCCTTCCTGGAAACATGGGCACAGGCATGAATGCATCCAACATGAGCGGGCCTCCAATGGGAATGAACCAACCCAGGGGCCAAGGCATGGGGCCTTTTGGGGCACACGGTCAAAGAATGCCTCAGCAAGGCTATGCAGGTCCTCGGGCTCAGGGCATGGGTATGCAAGGCATAAAAAGACCGTACCCAGGGGAG CCAAACTATGGTGGGCAGCAGTATGGACCAAACAACCAGTTCCCTAACCAGCAGGGCCAATATCCCACACCAAATGCCTCCAGGCCGCTGCCATCCCCCAACTACCCTGGCCCGAGGATGCCAGGACAGCAGCTGCAAGGCCAATACCCACCACCCAGTGGTGCCATAGGCCAGTACTATAAG CAAGAGCCACCTTTCAATGGCCAAACAAATAACTTCTCTGGGAGTGGATATCAGTACAACCAGGGAAATATGAATGGG CCTCCAAGGCCAGTGGGGAACTACCCTCACTCGCCTGTGCCAGGGAACCCTACTCCTCCAATGACACCAGGAAGTAACATCCCGCCGTACCTGTCGCCAAACCAGGATGTGAAGCCACCCTTCCCTCCTGACATTAAACCAAATATCACCGCACTCCCTCCCCCACCAG CAAGCCACAACGAGGAACTGCGTCTGACGTTCCCAGTGCGGGATGGAGTAGTCCTAGAGCCCTTCAGGCTAGAACATAACCTGGCTGTCAGCAACCACGTCTTCCATTTACGGCCCTCTGTACACCAGACACTCATGTGGAG GTCGGACCTGGAGCTGCAGTTTAAGTGCTACCACCACGAAGACCGTCAGATGAACACGAACTGGCCGGCATCTGTCCAAGTCAGCGTCAACGCCACGCCGCTCACAATCGAGCGGGGAGACAACAAGACCTCCCACAAACCCCTGCACTTGAAACATGTATGCCAGCCTGGAAGGAACACGATCCAGATCACAGTCACTGCCTGCTGCTGT tcgCACTTGTTTGTGCTACAACTGGTCCATCGGCCCTCAGTTCGCTCTGTCCTCCAAGGCTTACTGAAGAAGAGGCTTCTGCCTGCAGAGCACTGCATCACCAAAG TAAAGAGGAACTTCAGTAGCGTGGCAGCGTCGTCGGGCAATACCACATTAAACGGGGAGGATGGCGTGGAGCAGACAGCCATCAAGGTTTCGCTCAAATGTCCAATCACCTTCCGGCGAATACAGCTTCCAGCAAGAGGGCATGACTGCAAACATGTTCAG TGTTTTGATTTGGAATCATATTTACAACTGAACTGTGAGCGGGGAACATGGCGATGTCCTGTATGCAA TAAAACTGCGTTGTTAGAAGGACTCGAGGTGGACCAGTACATGTGGGGAATCCTGAATGCTATTCAAAA CTCTGAGTTTGAGGAAGTGACAATTGACCCGACGTGTAGTTGGCGGCCGGTGGCTATAAAATCAGAAATTCACATAAAAGAAGATCCAGATGGACCACTGGCAAAGAGGTTTAAGACGATGAGTCCCAGCCAGATGATCATGCCTAATGTGATGGAGATGATAGCTCAGCTTGGCCCCGGACCCTCACCATACCCATCGCTTCCTTCTGGGCAAGGAGGCAATAACAGCGAATACGGAAGCCAAG GCAACAGTTACCAGAGCCATGGGAACTTTGATTTCCCTCACGGGACCCCTGGTGGTACATCAATGAATGACTTCATGCATGGTCCCCAGCTGTCTCACCCACCTGACATGCCCAACAACCTGATGGCACAAGACAAGCCACTGTCCCACAATATGCCTGACACA ATACCTCATTCTGTTGGCAATGACCAACCGCATGGTCCACTGCAGCAGAGTTTACACGCGTCTCCACACCCTGGGAGCCAATCAGGGCAGCAGCTACACCACAGCGGGCCTCCTCAGCCCTCACGACAAGCTCCACCTcctcaacaacagcagcaacaacagcaacaacaacagcagcccgGCCCCAACAACCACCCTCACAGCGACCTGGCCTTCAACCCCTCCAGCAGTTTGGACAGCCAAGCAGGGTCAGACATGCCTGAGCCGTCCTTAGAC CTTCTTCCAGAGCTCGCTAACCCAGATGAACTGTTGTCCTACCTGGATCCCCCAGACCTCCCCAGCAATAGCAACGATGACCTTCTATCGCTCTTTGAAAACAACTGA
- the LOC101485569 gene encoding zinc finger MIZ domain-containing protein 1 isoform X2, which yields MNSIPSMDRHIQQTNDRLQCIKQHLQNPANFQTAATELLDWCGDPRAFQRPFEQSLMGCLTVVSRVAAQQGFDLDLGYRLLAVCAANRDKFTPKSAALLSSWCEELGRLLLLRHQKNRQNEPPGKVPMQPPMSSMKPSLSHGDGSFPYDSVPWQQNTNQPPGSVSVVTTVWGVTNTSQSQVLGNPMANSNNPMNPGGNPMASGMSGNTPGMNSPQFPGPQQQFPNKGNSNPAYMQQGMYGRPNYPGGGGFGGNYPGGPNPGPGGMGIPPHSRPPSDFTQPAAAAAAAAVAAAAATATATATATVAALQETQNKDMNQYGPMSSSFQMGPNQAYNSQFMNQPGPRGPPSLPGNMGTGMNASNMSGPPMGMNQPRGQGMGPFGAHGQRMPQQGYAGPRAQGMGMQGIKRPYPGEPNYGGQQYGPNNQFPNQQGQYPTPNASRPLPSPNYPGPRMPGQQLQGQYPPPSGAIGQYYKQEPPFNGQTNNFSGSGYQYNQGNMNGPPRPVGNYPHSPVPGNPTPPMTPGSNIPPYLSPNQDVKPPFPPDIKPNITALPPPPASHNEELRLTFPVRDGVVLEPFRLEHNLAVSNHVFHLRPSVHQTLMWRSDLELQFKCYHHEDRQMNTNWPASVQVSVNATPLTIERGDNKTSHKPLHLKHVCQPGRNTIQITVTACCCSHLFVLQLVHRPSVRSVLQGLLKKRLLPAEHCITKVKRNFSSVAASSGNTTLNGEDGVEQTAIKVSLKCPITFRRIQLPARGHDCKHVQCFDLESYLQLNCERGTWRCPVCNKTALLEGLEVDQYMWGILNAIQNSEFEEVTIDPTCSWRPVAIKSEIHIKEDPDGPLAKRFKTMSPSQMIMPNVMEMIAQLGPGPSPYPSLPSGQGGNNSEYGSQGNSYQSHGNFDFPHGTPGGTSMNDFMHGPQLSHPPDMPNNLMAQDKPLSHNMPDTIPHSVGNDQPHGPLQQSLHASPHPGSQSGQQLHHSGPPQPSRQAPPPQQQQQQQQQQQQPGPNNHPHSDLAFNPSSSLDSQAGSDMPEPSLDLLPELANPDELLSYLDPPDLPSNSNDDLLSLFENN from the exons CCCTCCTCTCCTCGTGGTGTGAGGAGCTTGgacgcctcctcctcctccgtcaCCAGAAGAACAGGCAGAACGAGCCTCCAGGAAAAGTGCCCATGCAGCCCCCCATGAGTTCCATGAAGCCCAGCCTCTCACATGG AGATGGGTCTTTTCCCTATGACTCAGTTCCCTGGCAGCAAAACACCAACCAGCCTCCTGGTTCAGTGTCTGTGGTGACCACTGTGTGGGGTGTGACCAACACTTCCCAGAGCCAG GTGTTGGGGAATCCCATGGCCAACAGTAACAATCCCATGAACCCTGGTGGTAACCCTATGGCCTCGGGTATGTCTGGTAACACTCCAGGTATGAACTCTCCTCAGTTCCCCGGTCCGCAGCAGCAGTTCCCCAACAAAGGCAACTCAAACCCGGCCTATATGCAGCAGGGGATGTACGGTCGACCCAACTACCCTGGAGGAGGAGGCTTTGGTGGCAA TTACCCTGGAGGGCCGAATCCTGGACCCGGTGGAATGGGCATCCCTCCGCACTCCCGTCCTCCCTCTGACTTCACCCAGCCTGCCGCTGCTGCCGCCGCAGCTgcagttgctgctgctgctgccaccgcAACTGCCACTGCAACAGCAACTGTAGCTGCCCTGCAGGAAACCCAGAATAAGGACATGAACCAATATGGACCG aTGAGTTCCTCTTTCCAGATGGGGCCAAATCAGGCATACAACAGTCAGTTCATGAACCAGCCAGGACCCCGCGGCCCTCCATCCCTTCCTGGAAACATGGGCACAGGCATGAATGCATCCAACATGAGCGGGCCTCCAATGGGAATGAACCAACCCAGGGGCCAAGGCATGGGGCCTTTTGGGGCACACGGTCAAAGAATGCCTCAGCAAGGCTATGCAGGTCCTCGGGCTCAGGGCATGGGTATGCAAGGCATAAAAAGACCGTACCCAGGGGAG CCAAACTATGGTGGGCAGCAGTATGGACCAAACAACCAGTTCCCTAACCAGCAGGGCCAATATCCCACACCAAATGCCTCCAGGCCGCTGCCATCCCCCAACTACCCTGGCCCGAGGATGCCAGGACAGCAGCTGCAAGGCCAATACCCACCACCCAGTGGTGCCATAGGCCAGTACTATAAG CAAGAGCCACCTTTCAATGGCCAAACAAATAACTTCTCTGGGAGTGGATATCAGTACAACCAGGGAAATATGAATGGG CCTCCAAGGCCAGTGGGGAACTACCCTCACTCGCCTGTGCCAGGGAACCCTACTCCTCCAATGACACCAGGAAGTAACATCCCGCCGTACCTGTCGCCAAACCAGGATGTGAAGCCACCCTTCCCTCCTGACATTAAACCAAATATCACCGCACTCCCTCCCCCACCAG CAAGCCACAACGAGGAACTGCGTCTGACGTTCCCAGTGCGGGATGGAGTAGTCCTAGAGCCCTTCAGGCTAGAACATAACCTGGCTGTCAGCAACCACGTCTTCCATTTACGGCCCTCTGTACACCAGACACTCATGTGGAG GTCGGACCTGGAGCTGCAGTTTAAGTGCTACCACCACGAAGACCGTCAGATGAACACGAACTGGCCGGCATCTGTCCAAGTCAGCGTCAACGCCACGCCGCTCACAATCGAGCGGGGAGACAACAAGACCTCCCACAAACCCCTGCACTTGAAACATGTATGCCAGCCTGGAAGGAACACGATCCAGATCACAGTCACTGCCTGCTGCTGT tcgCACTTGTTTGTGCTACAACTGGTCCATCGGCCCTCAGTTCGCTCTGTCCTCCAAGGCTTACTGAAGAAGAGGCTTCTGCCTGCAGAGCACTGCATCACCAAAG TAAAGAGGAACTTCAGTAGCGTGGCAGCGTCGTCGGGCAATACCACATTAAACGGGGAGGATGGCGTGGAGCAGACAGCCATCAAGGTTTCGCTCAAATGTCCAATCACCTTCCGGCGAATACAGCTTCCAGCAAGAGGGCATGACTGCAAACATGTTCAG TGTTTTGATTTGGAATCATATTTACAACTGAACTGTGAGCGGGGAACATGGCGATGTCCTGTATGCAA TAAAACTGCGTTGTTAGAAGGACTCGAGGTGGACCAGTACATGTGGGGAATCCTGAATGCTATTCAAAA CTCTGAGTTTGAGGAAGTGACAATTGACCCGACGTGTAGTTGGCGGCCGGTGGCTATAAAATCAGAAATTCACATAAAAGAAGATCCAGATGGACCACTGGCAAAGAGGTTTAAGACGATGAGTCCCAGCCAGATGATCATGCCTAATGTGATGGAGATGATAGCTCAGCTTGGCCCCGGACCCTCACCATACCCATCGCTTCCTTCTGGGCAAGGAGGCAATAACAGCGAATACGGAAGCCAAG GCAACAGTTACCAGAGCCATGGGAACTTTGATTTCCCTCACGGGACCCCTGGTGGTACATCAATGAATGACTTCATGCATGGTCCCCAGCTGTCTCACCCACCTGACATGCCCAACAACCTGATGGCACAAGACAAGCCACTGTCCCACAATATGCCTGACACA ATACCTCATTCTGTTGGCAATGACCAACCGCATGGTCCACTGCAGCAGAGTTTACACGCGTCTCCACACCCTGGGAGCCAATCAGGGCAGCAGCTACACCACAGCGGGCCTCCTCAGCCCTCACGACAAGCTCCACCTcctcaacaacagcagcaacaacagcaacaacaacagcagcccgGCCCCAACAACCACCCTCACAGCGACCTGGCCTTCAACCCCTCCAGCAGTTTGGACAGCCAAGCAGGGTCAGACATGCCTGAGCCGTCCTTAGAC CTTCTTCCAGAGCTCGCTAACCCAGATGAACTGTTGTCCTACCTGGATCCCCCAGACCTCCCCAGCAATAGCAACGATGACCTTCTATCGCTCTTTGAAAACAACTGA